From Zhongshania aliphaticivorans, one genomic window encodes:
- a CDS encoding undecaprenyl-phosphate glucose phosphotransferase produces the protein MNTERVNLTTNLPQSGFIRQHHSMLMAVHQLTDVLLIWGILALLVSVADYGWAVCYQIAAFLSSICYHIFAHKNGLYFSWRGQSLFTEVKTVIATWLVVLGALLTVVFVFELSESYGGGVMIAWALAVPVAISFYRVSARIVLREIRRTGVNTRRVAIVGAKEPGLTLARSILQSAWMGLDVAGFFDNRVIVGAKPLDGENLQVLGDIEFLKAQARAGEFDDIYIALPMREEETIKDLVEYLANSSCCVHIVPDVFTFKMLNARSREIGGLPVVSVYDTPFDSFDAIVKRLEDVTLASIILCLIAIPMLFIAAAVKFTSKGPVIFKQRRYGINGEEIMVWKFRSMTTCDNGDVVVQATKNDARITKLGAFLRKTSLDELPQFINVLQGQMSIVGPRPHAVAHNELYRDKISGYMQRHLVKPGITGWAQVNGWRGETDTLEKMQKRVEFDLFYIRNWSVWMDITIVLKTVFKGFVSKSAY, from the coding sequence GTGAATACTGAAAGAGTGAATTTGACCACCAACCTGCCGCAATCAGGTTTTATTCGTCAGCATCACTCCATGTTAATGGCGGTGCATCAACTAACAGATGTGCTGTTAATTTGGGGTATATTGGCGTTGCTTGTTAGCGTTGCCGATTATGGTTGGGCGGTGTGTTATCAAATTGCTGCCTTTTTAAGTTCAATTTGTTACCACATATTTGCCCATAAAAACGGCCTGTATTTTTCATGGCGCGGGCAATCACTGTTTACCGAAGTAAAAACCGTGATTGCCACGTGGCTGGTGGTGCTGGGTGCATTGTTAACGGTTGTTTTTGTATTTGAATTAAGCGAATCCTATGGCGGCGGTGTAATGATTGCCTGGGCGCTGGCCGTGCCGGTAGCAATCAGCTTTTATCGTGTGTCTGCCCGCATTGTGCTTAGAGAAATACGCCGCACTGGTGTTAACACTCGCCGAGTTGCCATAGTTGGTGCAAAAGAACCCGGCCTAACTCTGGCAAGAAGCATTTTGCAAAGTGCATGGATGGGCTTAGATGTTGCCGGATTTTTTGATAACCGCGTAATTGTGGGTGCTAAACCGCTAGATGGCGAAAACCTGCAGGTACTTGGCGACATCGAGTTTTTAAAAGCTCAGGCCCGCGCAGGCGAGTTCGACGACATCTACATCGCCCTGCCAATGCGCGAAGAAGAAACCATAAAAGACTTGGTAGAATACCTCGCTAACAGCTCTTGCTGTGTTCACATAGTGCCAGACGTGTTTACCTTTAAAATGCTTAATGCCCGCAGCCGCGAAATTGGTGGCCTGCCGGTAGTCAGTGTTTACGACACCCCCTTTGATTCATTCGATGCAATCGTAAAGCGTTTAGAAGACGTCACGCTCGCCTCAATAATCTTGTGCCTTATTGCCATTCCAATGCTCTTTATAGCTGCTGCGGTTAAGTTCACCTCTAAAGGCCCTGTTATATTTAAGCAGCGGCGCTACGGTATTAATGGCGAAGAGATAATGGTGTGGAAGTTCCGCTCAATGACCACCTGTGACAATGGCGATGTGGTTGTGCAGGCCACCAAAAATGATGCGCGAATTACCAAACTGGGCGCCTTCCTGCGTAAAACATCCTTGGATGAATTGCCGCAATTCATTAATGTGCTCCAGGGGCAAATGAGCATAGTTGGGCCACGGCCCCACGCTGTGGCGCACAATGAGCTTTACCGAGACAAAATCAGTGGTTATATGCAGCGTCATTTAGTCAAGCCTGGCATTACCGGTTGGGCGCAGGTGAATGGCTGGCGAGGTGAGACGGATACGCTGGAGAAGATGCAGAAACGGGTGGAGTTTGATTTGTTTTATATTCGGAATTGGTCGGTTTGGATGGATATTACCATTGTTCTAAAAACAGTTTTTAAAGGATTTGTCAGCAAAAGCGCTTATTAA
- the rfbA gene encoding glucose-1-phosphate thymidylyltransferase RfbA, whose amino-acid sequence MSKKYKGIILAGGSGTRLHPITIGISKQLLPIYDKPMIYYPLSVLMLSGIKDILVISTPTDLPGFQRLLGDGSQFGTNISYAEQPSPDGLAQAFTIGADFIGNDNVSLVLGDNIFYGQHFSDNLKSAMAKDTGATVFGYHVSDPERFGVVEFDEAGKAISIEEKPVKAKSPYAVTGLYFYDNDVVEIARNIKPSARGELEITDINLAYLERGDLNVEVLGRGFAWLDTGTHDSLIDAGQFVQTVEHRQGLKVACLEEIAYHQNWINQEALMQQADALKKTGYGHYLMKVAQGYS is encoded by the coding sequence ATGAGCAAGAAATACAAAGGCATTATTCTCGCGGGAGGCTCCGGTACCCGCTTACACCCGATTACCATAGGTATCTCCAAGCAGTTGCTGCCAATCTACGACAAACCGATGATTTACTACCCCTTGTCGGTGCTGATGCTGTCAGGGATTAAAGATATTCTGGTCATCTCCACCCCCACAGATTTACCCGGTTTCCAGCGCTTATTGGGTGACGGCAGTCAATTTGGCACCAATATCAGCTACGCTGAACAGCCCAGCCCCGACGGCTTGGCCCAGGCCTTCACCATAGGCGCTGATTTCATCGGCAATGACAATGTCAGCTTGGTCTTGGGAGACAATATCTTTTACGGTCAGCATTTCTCCGACAATCTGAAAAGCGCCATGGCCAAAGACACCGGCGCCACGGTATTTGGCTACCACGTTTCCGACCCGGAGCGCTTTGGCGTGGTGGAGTTTGACGAGGCAGGCAAGGCGATCAGCATTGAAGAGAAGCCTGTCAAAGCCAAGTCGCCCTATGCGGTGACGGGGCTGTATTTCTACGACAACGACGTGGTTGAGATCGCCCGTAATATCAAGCCCTCTGCGCGGGGCGAGCTGGAAATCACCGATATTAATCTCGCCTACCTTGAGCGTGGGGATTTAAATGTGGAAGTGCTGGGGCGCGGCTTTGCCTGGCTGGATACCGGCACTCACGACTCCTTGATTGATGCGGGTCAGTTTGTGCAAACCGTAGAGCATCGGCAAGGATTGAAAGTGGCTTGCCTGGAAGAGATAGCATACCACCAGAATTGGATTAATCAGGAAGCCTTGATGCAGCAGGCAGATGCATTGAAAAAAACTGGTTATGGTCATTACTTAATGAAAGTTGCCCAAGGTTATAGCTAA
- the rfbB gene encoding dTDP-glucose 4,6-dehydratase, with amino-acid sequence MKVLVTGGAGFIGSAVVRHILADTDASVVNVDALTYAGNLESIPNAQASARYAFAQVDICDFAALSAVFAEHRPDLVMHLAAESHVDRSIDGPGAFIQTNVVGTYNMLEAARHYWQGLAGDKKAAFRFHHISTDEVYGDLHGSDDLFTETTSYEPSSPYSASKAGSDHLVRAWGRTFGLPVVVTNCSNNYGPYHFPEKLVPHIILNALHGKPLPVYGDGSQIRDWLYVEDHARALFKVVSEGKLGETYNIGGHNEKRNIEVVHTICDLLEELAPENENSRASGKGFKDLITFVKDRPGHDARYAIDASKIQRELGWVPEETFESGIRKTVQWYLDHPQWWQRVLSGDYKLDRIGDGG; translated from the coding sequence ATGAAGGTTTTAGTTACTGGCGGTGCAGGCTTTATCGGCAGTGCCGTTGTTCGCCATATTCTGGCAGATACTGATGCCTCGGTAGTCAATGTCGACGCCCTGACCTATGCGGGCAATCTGGAATCCATTCCCAATGCGCAAGCGTCAGCGCGTTACGCCTTTGCGCAGGTAGATATTTGCGATTTTGCTGCCTTGAGTGCGGTGTTTGCAGAGCATCGGCCTGATCTGGTAATGCATCTTGCGGCCGAGAGTCATGTGGATCGTTCCATCGACGGCCCCGGCGCTTTTATCCAGACCAATGTGGTGGGCACCTACAATATGCTGGAGGCCGCCCGTCATTATTGGCAGGGTTTAGCGGGTGATAAAAAAGCCGCCTTCCGTTTTCATCATATCTCCACTGATGAAGTCTATGGCGACCTTCACGGCAGCGATGACCTATTCACCGAAACGACCTCGTATGAACCGAGTTCCCCCTATTCCGCGAGCAAGGCAGGATCTGATCATTTGGTTCGAGCCTGGGGGCGCACCTTTGGTTTACCCGTTGTGGTTACCAATTGCTCAAACAACTACGGTCCCTACCATTTTCCGGAAAAGCTCGTTCCCCATATTATTTTGAATGCACTGCACGGCAAGCCCCTGCCGGTGTATGGCGACGGCAGTCAAATCCGCGACTGGCTCTATGTAGAAGACCACGCTCGCGCGCTGTTCAAAGTGGTAAGCGAAGGGAAGCTGGGCGAAACCTACAATATTGGTGGGCACAACGAGAAGCGCAATATTGAGGTGGTTCACACTATCTGCGACTTGCTGGAAGAGCTGGCACCAGAAAATGAAAACTCCCGCGCCAGCGGCAAAGGCTTTAAAGACTTAATCACCTTTGTTAAAGACCGCCCTGGCCACGATGCTCGCTACGCCATTGACGCCAGCAAAATTCAGCGGGAACTGGGCTGGGTACCTGAAGAGACCTTTGAGTCGGGTATTCGCAAAACCGTGCAGTGGTATTTGGATCATCCCCAGTGGTGGCAGCGGGTCTTGTCGGGGGATTATAAATTGGATCGGATTGGCGATGGCGGCTGA
- a CDS encoding polysaccharide export protein: MNGLRASLLTALVCSTTACTVVPGSNMGRMNSFWYNDTPEEYSPATTDINYIPIDATVLSHLGSAAPAAPSTNDELRSAVVNYNYRIAPGDVLTITVWEHPELTIPSGSFRSAEEGGNVVKADGTVFYPYAGELPVSGLTTGEVQTLLQNKLGSVIKRPQIDVRVAAFRSQKVYVSGSVMKPGVVPITNTPLTLVDAIEQLGGLTDTATWGDIILNRQGSTRHITLRSLYEEGQWSQNLLLQDGDLVHIPRNDAEKVFVLGEVNRPQSLNMSRNGTSLAEALAEANGINESRADGRGIYVLRNTGVKRDPANGQPVYSATVYHLNAASAVGFMFADSFPLEPRDVVYVSPAPITRWNRFLSQLLPSILATDRIGDIEAR; this comes from the coding sequence ATGAATGGATTAAGAGCTTCTTTATTAACGGCGCTTGTTTGTAGCACCACAGCCTGTACTGTGGTTCCCGGTTCAAACATGGGCAGAATGAATTCTTTTTGGTACAACGACACCCCAGAGGAATACTCACCCGCCACCACCGATATTAATTATATTCCCATTGATGCCACTGTATTGAGCCATCTTGGCAGCGCAGCACCTGCGGCGCCAAGCACAAACGACGAATTGCGCAGCGCTGTAGTCAATTACAATTACCGAATTGCGCCAGGTGATGTACTCACTATTACGGTGTGGGAACACCCAGAGCTGACCATTCCCTCTGGTTCATTCCGTAGCGCCGAAGAAGGCGGCAATGTTGTAAAAGCCGATGGCACGGTATTTTACCCCTACGCCGGCGAGCTGCCAGTGTCTGGCCTGACCACTGGCGAGGTACAAACCTTATTACAAAACAAACTAGGCTCTGTTATTAAACGCCCTCAGATTGATGTGCGGGTTGCCGCTTTTCGCAGCCAAAAGGTCTATGTTAGCGGATCTGTAATGAAGCCTGGCGTGGTGCCAATTACGAATACGCCGCTCACCTTGGTGGATGCTATAGAGCAGCTTGGCGGCCTCACCGACACGGCCACCTGGGGTGATATCATCCTTAACCGCCAAGGCAGCACTCGCCACATCACCCTTCGCAGCCTTTACGAAGAAGGTCAGTGGAGTCAAAACCTGTTATTGCAAGATGGCGATTTAGTTCATATTCCCCGCAATGACGCAGAAAAAGTCTTTGTATTGGGTGAGGTAAACCGCCCGCAGAGCTTGAACATGTCGCGCAATGGCACCAGCCTTGCCGAAGCCTTAGCGGAAGCTAATGGTATAAATGAAAGCAGAGCAGACGGTCGCGGCATATATGTATTGCGCAATACTGGCGTTAAAAGAGATCCCGCCAACGGCCAACCCGTATATTCGGCTACGGTTTACCATTTAAACGCAGCCTCTGCAGTAGGCTTTATGTTTGCAGACTCATTTCCGCTTGAACCACGAGACGTTGTATATGTATCGCCAGCGCCCATTACACGCTGGAACCGTTTTTTGAGCCAACTGTTACCGTCTATTCTCGCTACCGACAGAATCGGCGACATAGAAGCTAGGTAA
- a CDS encoding UDP-glucose dehydrogenase family protein: MKVTIFGIGYVGLVQAAVLAGVGHNVMCVDVNAERIENLKKGIIPIYEPSLKPLLQANVEAGRLQFTTDAETGVKHGKMQFIAVGTPPGEDGSADLQYVLTVAKTIAQYMSEHRIIIDKSTVPVGTADKVKAAVTEVLAERGADIPFDVVSNPEFLKEGAAVADCQRPDRIVIGTDNPNVEDRMRELYAPFNRNHERIIVMDVRSAELTKYAANCMLATKISFMNEMANLAERLGADIEKVRQGIGSDPRIGYSFIYPGCGYGGSCFPKDVQALVRTAEKEGYVPELLRSVEAVNLRQKTKLFGHLNSYFGGELAGKRIAVWGLSFKPNTDDMRDASSRVLMEALWLAGASVQAYDPEGMHETQRIYGNRADLTLMGTKEAALNGADALVVCTEWNVFKAPDFDLIKDSLRHPVIIDGRNQYEPELVEGYGIAYYGIGRGRSIRV; encoded by the coding sequence ATGAAAGTTACGATATTCGGTATTGGTTATGTTGGCTTGGTTCAGGCTGCGGTATTGGCAGGTGTTGGCCACAATGTGATGTGTGTGGATGTGAATGCCGAGCGGATAGAAAACCTGAAAAAAGGCATTATTCCCATCTACGAACCGAGTTTGAAGCCCCTTTTACAGGCCAATGTCGAAGCCGGACGGTTGCAGTTCACCACAGATGCCGAGACAGGTGTTAAGCATGGCAAGATGCAGTTTATCGCGGTGGGTACACCGCCGGGCGAAGATGGCTCAGCAGACTTGCAATATGTGCTGACGGTTGCCAAGACTATTGCTCAATATATGTCAGAGCATCGTATCATTATTGATAAATCTACGGTGCCGGTCGGTACGGCCGACAAGGTTAAAGCGGCGGTGACCGAGGTGCTTGCTGAGCGCGGGGCTGATATTCCCTTTGACGTGGTCTCTAATCCTGAGTTCTTGAAAGAAGGTGCTGCGGTGGCGGATTGCCAACGTCCAGACCGGATTGTTATCGGCACTGACAACCCAAATGTTGAAGATCGCATGCGTGAGCTGTATGCGCCTTTTAACCGCAATCACGAGCGGATCATCGTGATGGATGTCCGTTCTGCCGAGCTGACCAAATACGCCGCCAACTGTATGCTGGCGACCAAAATCAGCTTTATGAATGAAATGGCGAACTTGGCTGAACGCCTAGGCGCAGATATTGAGAAAGTACGCCAAGGCATTGGTTCTGATCCACGCATTGGCTATTCTTTTATCTACCCTGGCTGCGGGTATGGTGGGTCGTGTTTCCCTAAGGATGTACAAGCCTTGGTACGTACCGCAGAAAAAGAAGGCTATGTGCCTGAATTATTGCGTTCGGTAGAGGCGGTAAACCTGCGTCAGAAAACCAAACTGTTTGGGCATTTGAATAGCTATTTTGGTGGCGAATTGGCTGGTAAGAGAATCGCGGTTTGGGGGCTGTCGTTCAAACCCAATACCGACGATATGCGGGATGCCTCCAGTCGGGTGTTGATGGAGGCTCTTTGGCTGGCGGGTGCCAGTGTACAAGCCTACGATCCAGAGGGCATGCATGAAACCCAGCGTATTTACGGCAACCGTGCAGACCTCACATTGATGGGTACCAAGGAAGCCGCGCTGAATGGCGCCGACGCCCTAGTGGTATGCACTGAGTGGAACGTGTTTAAAGCGCCTGATTTTGATTTGATCAAAGACAGCCTTCGCCACCCTGTTATTATAGATGGCCGCAACCAATACGAGCCCGAATTGGTTGAGGGCTACGGGATAGCGTACTACGGAATTGGGCGTGGGCGTTCTATAAGGGTTTGA
- a CDS encoding acyltransferase family protein, with amino-acid sequence MNKNISILTGLRGLAALIVFVSHMANQGMLPAFLGNGFGQLGVMIFFVLSGFLMGYLYLFKEFSSQGVAAFAFSRIGRVFPLYIAIVILSFLISTYIDPNFHYEINDGYSFALATLFLMAPQELWTIPVEVQFYTYFCFVWLFFWVFKSRNILLIMAVLSIVPSLVTYILLQKLYPVFSTYSLMFFIGIGFSFFYKNRIGFRDLSDTSKFVLGMLSVCLLVFSLPCLRLRFGLVFSDDFYLRTWGDPVNWMIVSLLFYSSLIDSPSLKFLNGRFFEYLGRISYGFYLLHYPIITFVGGLEIYQILKLPIAFFAVMVIASLSYRFFELPASNYVKSLSSSGQ; translated from the coding sequence GTGAATAAAAATATTAGTATTCTTACGGGGTTAAGAGGCCTTGCTGCGTTAATTGTTTTTGTCTCACATATGGCAAATCAAGGAATGCTTCCGGCCTTTCTCGGAAATGGTTTTGGGCAGTTGGGTGTAATGATATTCTTTGTGCTGAGTGGATTCTTGATGGGGTATTTGTATCTTTTCAAAGAGTTTTCCAGTCAGGGGGTAGCTGCATTTGCTTTTTCGCGAATTGGTCGCGTTTTTCCTCTTTATATTGCAATAGTTATATTGTCATTTTTAATTTCTACGTACATAGACCCAAATTTTCACTATGAAATAAACGATGGATATTCGTTCGCATTAGCGACATTGTTTTTGATGGCACCACAAGAATTGTGGACTATACCTGTCGAAGTGCAGTTCTACACATATTTTTGCTTTGTTTGGCTGTTTTTTTGGGTTTTTAAATCAAGAAATATTTTGCTAATTATGGCTGTACTTTCTATCGTTCCTAGCCTTGTCACCTATATATTATTGCAAAAATTGTATCCGGTTTTTTCGACGTATTCGTTAATGTTTTTTATTGGCATTGGTTTTTCATTTTTTTATAAGAATAGAATAGGTTTTAGGGATCTTTCGGATACATCTAAGTTCGTTTTGGGCATGTTGAGTGTTTGTCTATTGGTTTTCTCATTACCTTGCCTTCGTCTGAGATTTGGGTTGGTTTTTTCGGATGATTTCTATTTGAGAACTTGGGGTGATCCCGTAAATTGGATGATAGTCAGTCTGCTTTTTTATTCGTCACTTATTGATTCGCCGAGTTTGAAATTTTTAAATGGAAGGTTTTTTGAGTATTTGGGAAGAATTTCATATGGGTTTTATCTTCTTCATTACCCTATCATTACGTTTGTAGGGGGGCTGGAAATATATCAAATACTTAAACTTCCAATTGCTTTTTTTGCTGTGATGGTTATAGCTAGCTTGTCTTATCGTTTTTTTGAATTGCCAGCTAGCAACTATGTTAAATCATTGAGTTCATCAGGTCAGTAG
- the rfbC gene encoding dTDP-4-dehydrorhamnose 3,5-epimerase: MNVIQTKLKDCVIIEPKVFGDHRGFFLETFQADRYRDMAGIQLPFVQDNHSRSAKGVLRGLHFQKTKPQGKLVRVVSGEVYDVAVDIRQDSPSFGLWEGVILSEENKRQFWVPPGFAHGFVVLSDTADFEYKCTDYYDPSDEGALVYNDPDLAITWPEAERLEFKLSEKDAAAPSFAQLRKELGR; this comes from the coding sequence ATGAACGTTATCCAAACCAAACTCAAAGACTGCGTGATTATTGAACCCAAGGTCTTTGGTGACCACCGGGGGTTCTTCTTAGAAACCTTTCAGGCGGATCGCTACCGGGATATGGCGGGCATCCAACTCCCCTTTGTGCAAGACAACCACTCCCGCTCGGCTAAAGGGGTGTTGCGGGGCCTGCACTTTCAAAAGACCAAGCCCCAGGGCAAATTGGTGCGGGTGGTCAGCGGTGAAGTCTATGATGTGGCGGTGGACATTCGCCAAGACTCCCCGAGCTTTGGTCTGTGGGAAGGGGTGATCCTCTCTGAAGAGAATAAGCGCCAGTTCTGGGTGCCGCCGGGCTTTGCCCACGGCTTTGTGGTGCTCAGTGATACCGCCGACTTTGAATACAAGTGCACCGACTATTACGACCCCTCAGATGAAGGGGCGCTGGTTTATAACGATCCCGATCTGGCTATTACTTGGCCCGAGGCCGAAAGGCTGGAGTTTAAACTCTCCGAGAAAGACGCCGCCGCGCCGAGTTTTGCCCAGTTGCGCAAGGAGCTGGGTCGATGA
- a CDS encoding glycosyltransferase family 4 protein, which produces MILIVHQSLELYGSDKSIIDMANFLLSKTDSGVIFFLPEGNGLGLDYLRQMQSRYGHRLRIYQLDVCKVDRSAFGLLGVAKLLRSIFFMLFFVLRNRKEFAEVKFVHTNTVAVFGGVVVASVLNVPHVWNVREIIERPKLASVFLRLMVRCFSRLVISNSEATGSWVRIFGGGGKYFVVNNGVRPPEVSSGSFNRYRDNSKVMLGLVGRISEWKGHMFLLDIVSELVSRGYKDFKVVVVGDAHSGNLEFLRNFKDKIQSLSLVEFVELIPFVDSVGDVYKSIDILLVPSLQPEPFGRVAVEAMSLGVPVVASDAGGLQDIVKHGESGYLVEPADVEKFVVAIGILMADRSLRSSMGEMGSRRYLDRFTDEQCFLRYLEIFGEINEFNYIRD; this is translated from the coding sequence GTGATTTTGATAGTCCATCAGTCGCTAGAGCTGTATGGCTCGGACAAAAGCATTATTGATATGGCGAATTTTTTGCTGTCAAAAACAGATTCGGGAGTGATCTTTTTTCTTCCTGAAGGAAATGGATTGGGATTGGATTATTTGAGGCAGATGCAAAGTCGATATGGACATAGGTTGAGAATTTATCAGCTTGATGTATGCAAAGTGGATCGTTCAGCATTTGGTTTGTTGGGTGTGGCTAAATTATTGCGATCGATCTTCTTCATGCTCTTCTTTGTACTAAGAAATCGCAAAGAATTTGCAGAGGTAAAATTTGTACATACTAATACTGTTGCGGTATTTGGGGGAGTGGTGGTTGCAAGTGTTTTGAATGTCCCTCATGTGTGGAATGTAAGGGAGATTATTGAAAGGCCAAAACTGGCATCAGTTTTTCTTCGGCTTATGGTGAGGTGTTTTTCTAGGCTTGTTATTTCTAATTCAGAGGCAACAGGAAGCTGGGTGAGAATTTTTGGAGGGGGGGGGAAATATTTCGTCGTGAATAATGGCGTAAGACCACCGGAAGTAAGTAGCGGTTCGTTTAATAGATATCGCGATAATTCAAAAGTCATGTTAGGTCTCGTCGGTAGAATAAGTGAATGGAAGGGGCACATGTTTTTGTTGGATATTGTGTCGGAATTGGTTTCTAGAGGATATAAAGATTTCAAGGTAGTTGTGGTAGGAGATGCCCATTCTGGGAATTTAGAGTTTTTACGGAACTTTAAAGATAAAATTCAAAGCTTGTCTTTGGTTGAGTTTGTTGAATTAATCCCCTTTGTGGATTCCGTTGGAGATGTATATAAGTCTATCGATATTTTACTTGTTCCTTCTCTACAACCAGAGCCGTTTGGGCGAGTCGCGGTAGAGGCAATGTCGCTTGGCGTCCCGGTAGTGGCATCGGATGCCGGTGGATTACAGGATATTGTTAAGCATGGTGAGTCAGGGTATTTGGTAGAGCCTGCAGATGTTGAGAAATTTGTTGTCGCAATTGGGATTTTAATGGCGGATAGAAGCCTTCGGAGTTCAATGGGTGAAATGGGAAGTAGGCGTTACCTCGATCGATTTACTGATGAGCAATGCTTTCTACGCTATTTAGAGATATTCGGTGAAATAAATGAATTTAATTATATTAGGGATTAG
- a CDS encoding sulfotransferase family 2 domain-containing protein: MLGRFFQGLLSPEQIINLKKKRAILECPRRCHVATKSIFVHVPKAAGISVVNSIYGVDESTHDSWREHRLRSKYLWNKAFKFSFVRDPVDRMISAYYYLMAGGRTYSDKYWKANYLAEFDDLNHFVLGGGLERAVNYAEHFYPQSYFLCNKNNEIMVDFVGRYENLEADFKYVADRIFGGDLQLSFKNVNASNKTDGLSEEAEKMVRSIYCNDFMVFDYK; this comes from the coding sequence GTGCTGGGTCGATTTTTTCAAGGTTTATTAAGTCCTGAGCAAATAATTAACCTAAAAAAGAAGAGGGCAATATTGGAATGCCCTCGTCGGTGTCACGTAGCTACTAAATCAATCTTTGTTCATGTGCCTAAGGCAGCAGGAATTTCTGTAGTGAATTCGATATATGGTGTTGATGAATCGACGCATGATTCATGGAGGGAGCATCGGCTGCGTAGTAAATATTTATGGAATAAAGCTTTTAAATTCTCATTCGTTCGTGATCCAGTTGATCGAATGATTTCTGCCTATTATTACTTGATGGCGGGAGGTCGTACCTATTCTGATAAATATTGGAAGGCTAATTATTTAGCAGAATTTGATGATTTGAATCATTTTGTTCTCGGGGGGGGCTTGGAGCGAGCAGTAAACTATGCAGAACATTTTTATCCACAGAGTTATTTTTTGTGTAATAAAAACAATGAGATAATGGTCGATTTTGTTGGGAGATATGAGAATTTAGAGGCGGACTTTAAGTATGTGGCAGATAGGATATTTGGAGGTGATCTGCAGCTATCATTTAAAAATGTTAATGCCTCTAATAAAACTGACGGCTTAAGTGAAGAGGCTGAGAAAATGGTTCGAAGCATATATTGCAATGATTTTATGGTGTTTGACTACAAGTGA
- a CDS encoding DUF1972 domain-containing protein: protein MNLIILGIRGVPASHGGFETFAEYLCGFLQDRGWNIIVYCQEDGVGPIYESDWNGVKRIHIPVNNSGALGTVIFDLKSVIHSLRHNGVFLTLGYNTAIFNLLHRVFGKKNVINMDGIEWRRQKWSVVAKCWFWVNERLGCWFGNHLVADHPRIEDHLATRVSCEKISMIPYGGLEVSCADENILAEFDLVKNEYAIVIARPEPENSILEIVSGFSKKKRGKKLVVLGNYDKENAYHRAVLNAVSDEVVFLGAIYDVEKVSALRFYSTAYIHGHQVGGTNPSLVESIGAGNAIIAHDNPFNRWVAKEGAIYFSGDSQASDAFEKIFQNKELVEKLEINTRENFRENFQWDDILAQYEKLLSNYIDKDVK from the coding sequence ATGAATTTAATTATATTAGGGATTAGAGGTGTTCCCGCTAGCCATGGAGGTTTCGAAACCTTTGCAGAATATCTATGCGGATTTCTGCAGGATCGTGGATGGAATATAATTGTTTATTGTCAAGAAGATGGTGTCGGCCCTATTTATGAAAGCGACTGGAATGGCGTTAAGCGCATTCATATCCCAGTAAACAATAGTGGTGCATTAGGTACGGTCATTTTTGATTTAAAGTCAGTTATTCACTCTTTACGCCACAACGGCGTGTTTTTAACACTCGGTTATAACACGGCTATTTTTAATCTCTTGCATAGGGTATTCGGCAAGAAGAACGTTATAAATATGGATGGCATTGAATGGCGTCGCCAGAAATGGAGTGTTGTTGCTAAGTGCTGGTTTTGGGTGAATGAACGCTTAGGTTGTTGGTTTGGTAATCATCTGGTAGCTGATCACCCTCGTATCGAAGATCATTTAGCGACAAGGGTAAGTTGCGAAAAAATCTCAATGATTCCCTATGGGGGTCTTGAAGTTTCTTGTGCTGACGAAAATATACTTGCTGAGTTTGACCTTGTAAAAAATGAATACGCTATTGTGATAGCTAGGCCTGAGCCTGAGAATTCAATTCTTGAGATTGTTAGTGGTTTTTCAAAAAAGAAGAGAGGTAAAAAGCTAGTCGTTCTTGGTAATTACGATAAAGAAAATGCTTATCATCGAGCAGTATTAAATGCGGTTTCTGATGAGGTTGTATTCTTGGGTGCTATCTACGATGTCGAGAAGGTAAGCGCCCTTCGGTTCTATAGCACCGCTTATATTCATGGTCATCAAGTCGGAGGAACAAATCCTTCTTTAGTTGAGTCAATCGGTGCCGGTAATGCGATAATTGCGCACGACAATCCGTTTAATCGCTGGGTTGCTAAAGAAGGTGCTATTTACTTTTCTGGTGACTCACAAGCGTCTGATGCGTTTGAGAAGATTTTTCAAAATAAAGAGTTAGTAGAGAAACTTGAAATAAATACGCGTGAAAATTTTAGGGAAAATTTTCAGTGGGATGATATTTTGGCTCAGTACGAAAAGCTACTATCTAACTACATTGATAAGGACGTTAAATGA